ttcttttaaccaCAACTTCAAACATGTACTTTTATATGTAGTCCCtgtgaccaatatataatttaaaggttattttgtactttttttttaaagaaaccgTACTtcgaaatcttcaaaaatggacttatcgggttttgcgaacaaactcttcgtattcatgtatataatgtggtcctgcatcacaaaaccatccAGCGAAAAGTagcaagatatgacattttagttaagagcaggttctgaaagaaaagaccttaagctttaaaatgatgtataaatcaaTTCAACTAAACTCtcctaacccatctaaatattggaaagaaagcacacactctggaggCTGTGAGGTACAGGGTTAATGCAACCGCTTTATcgttaccaagccgtgctagctgtgcgatgaaagcgATAAACCACAGAATGTAAATCAGCGGAgcaacaaaaattaaagggatTACCAAATTAAGATGAAATTGAGCACGCTTTATTAACATAATTCTGTCCTTGACTGATGCCAACCTTGAAGGCAGTAGCATTatcggttcaaaagttataagagttgaaagtgaagagtgtgcaagggattttcaagaaatgaaaagaggcctctaagacatacctggtCTATCTAATCtcccaaaaagggttgtagaaaaactgctggaaaaaaaaaacactttcccattcatgttatgatcccaaacttacgAATGATTTAGAAGAAGGataactctttcaaaaaatatgaaaaacacaagattgactcggttgacgcatttcacctttttaGGTCCTCACGTGAAATCAAGGAGTGCGCgaccttttgttggttttgtcatgcacggtcacataacacacacacacacatgtctgATATAAATGGATGTAATGGAAAGTTACGTTTCCGAAATATTCCTCCTACACATGCATTCTTATTGTGaacgttttgttggttttgtgatgcacggtcacataatatacacacacacatgtttgaTATAAATGGATGTAATGGAAAGTTACGTTTCCGAAATATTCCTCCTACACATGCATTCTTATTGTGAAGCTGCGGCCATGCTAtaatccttgttcagtgtaaattgtggtttttcagagtataattagtttctctgctcaaggaccaaaATAAATACAACAAATCTAAGCATCAAGTTGTCGATCACTATAAAATGTGAACTTATGAAAATCGCCTGGACTTTGGCTTCAATTGCATCTTGctatgaaaatatataaaaacaagttagtacatttttatataTAGTATATTCCTGCAACAATGTCGCAAATCCGTTGAAAGCATATCCCGTTTGACTTACAGCTCTCATTAATGTGAAGTTAGTAATGTAAGTTTGTGTTTGTGACGCGTAATGTTAAATACAGTGATGACTGATTAGAGTTCCTTCATTGGTCATTTTGTTAACTAGATACGTTGATGGCGTAATGTTATTGAAGGTAAACATCTTTGGAGAGATAAGTTGTAGGAGTCCAAAGACCACATATACATTCACACTCATTAATACCCATACCGAAATACGTACTAATCACCAATAAATCAGGTCCGTAATAACACTTATGCATTACTTTATTCAAAGAGTCACATTTCTGCAAAGTATCCCTTTTACAGTGAAAATTTTtactaaaaaaataaagaataagaaggactgtatagttttggttgagacctaacttcgggtttctaacatttttttttttttctggagataatgagaaaagagcatttaattccaagagggattgacattcatttgataaaaactgTTCTTAAATTGGCTGAGATGGACCCAACTTTTttcacgatcgctttgttttacattattcttttatgtcacagccatttcaaaacagattgtcatctaataaacattgaattcctcttggaatggtatgctctgtattatttttaagtggtttcctggtatCTCGCAAATATTTCAAAGCTCAATCCTCCTCTCCATCAATAAAATACAATCACTTAAAACAGCATAATAGGGTCATTGGGACAAAACTACACACATATCAAAGAACAATGATAACATGTACTAGCACAGAATTTCCTTActatacaacattttttttttcagataacaTCTTTTTCAATCTTTCCTATGTGTATCCGAACCATTGAATAATATACAGAGAAAATGCTTTCACCTATAGACTAAGGATTAATACATCTACTGAGAACAACACATATGTACGATTTAATGTTTTTAGCActgttttgtgatttttgttttgttttgtttttgttttgtttttgtcttgttttgtttttgcattttgcacACAGAGTGACGGGAACAAGTTTGTCAGATATAGAATCAATGTAAAGCGAATGAAATCCATGATACACTTAAGTCGGTTGCCTAAAAAAggacaataattattatcatgcGCGTATCAGCGACAAGTGTTCCTAATCTGATAGCTTTCGGCGCATTTGATATGCCACacacgtttgtttttttttttgttttgttttgtttttgtttttttgcactCAAGACAATCTATGActtcattttgtgtatttgtttttgtttgtgtgtgtgtgtgtttgggcgtgtgtgtatgtgtgctttgTACCAATTTCCaggtttttaaagaaaagactGAAGTGTCTTGCAGCCAATGTTTAATCATGATTTTGACAGACGTCACTAAGAATGACCATTAGATATCGGAGATATTCAAAGGTTTACACTGTCCACCGTCTACATGGTGTACCTGCCTGCAGTTAGTCTATTTCCTGGACTGTCTTCGTCCTGTTTCCACACAGTATACAGTCAATGAGAGGGCATACCAATATTTCATCGTAGATGGCGTTGAAAGAATGCGAGCGTAGTCGACTCGAGATGCGTGGACTGCCAAAACGCTTCGCGCTGCCGGCCTACGAGGGGGCATAttgaagaagaaacagaaaagagTCCCGAATCGGGACTTGCCTGCAGTAAGCGTGGAATGACTTCTATGCTCACATCATGCATGTAGTATATTTACAACGTGGAGTGGATGCTATCCGGTTATATCGaattgaaattttattttcaagattgaaaataatattccGAATAAGAACGTTTACCTCATAGAGTTCTTAGTTGACATTGAGGCAGATTTGTTtttctacatgtacaaagtCCAACGGACAAGTACATGAAAAGACTATCATCCGAGGCACAATTGAATTTTATAGTAAAATATTATCTCGAAGGAGCTCTGCATGCTTTTAATCTCTTTATGATAGCCGTCACATCTTCATAATTTTATGTACATAGTTACAAGTCAGAACGTAATTCCATGCTGTATTTGTTAAATGAAGCCCGCCGAAAGTATCACAATGATTTAGTCATGGAAAACAAAGACGACCAAAATCGTTTGTTTCACATGCTGAAGTCTTTGTTGAATGTAGCTAATAAGCAACCTGTAATACCACAGCACACTGACAAACACGCCTTTGTGAATGACTTAGGCAAGTTTTTTCATGACAAAGTAATGAAAATTCATGTCGACATTGAGTCAAGACTGAATGTGCTGAGCAAATCATTCACAGATTCTGTTCAAGAGACAGTGCACCAATGTTTACAAGCATTAAGCCACTCTCAGAGCATGATGTTGAGAAACTCATATCTAAGCTCAGTAAAAAGTCGTGTGCATTAGACCCAATGCCCACAAAGATTCTCTTACAATGTGATCCCGCACTGATTCCTGTGGTAACGTCCTTAATTAATCTCTCCTTAGCAACTGGTCAATTCCCCTCACAGTGGAAACATGCTTTAGTTAAACCCATTTTGAAGAAGGCTGGTCTAGATATGGAGTTTTGTAATCTGCGGCCTGTGAGTAACCTGAAGTATGTATCAAAGTTGGTTGAAGGTGCTGCCCATCAGCAAATTGTTGATCACCTTAATGTTAATTCACTTCTGCCTTTTAACCAGTCGGCTTACAGACAATACCACAGTACTGAAACAACATTGTTAAGAATTAAGAGTGACATATTGATGGCTATGGGCAATCAGAAAGTAACCATATTGCTTTTACTAGATCTGAGCAGTGCTTTCGACACCATAGATCATTCTCGCTTAGTGGAATCACTGAATACTTGCTTTGGCATTGATGGTGTTGCTCTGAAATGGATTAAGTCACACTTAGTAGATAGATATCAACAGATCGATATTGATGGTACTGTTTCTGATTTCTTCCCAGTGCCCTCTGGAGTCCCACAGGGGTCTCGGCTGGGCCCTCTGTTCTTTACTTTGTACACAAGCAATCTGATCAAAAATGTGTATGATAAGTTTCCTGGTGTATCCTGTCACTGCTACGCAGATGACACACAGATGTATTTGTCGTTCACACCTGACGCACTTGATCAGCAGCAAAGCGTCACtaaaatggaaatatgtgtcAATTATGTACGTGAATGGATGCTGCTAAACAAACTCATGCTAAATGACAGTAAGACTGAACTGTTATTGATTGGCACATCCAAGCAAATATCTAAACTTTCTTTTGATGGGTTATCGGTTGGAAGTTCTGTCATAAAGTCATCTTCCACTGTTAGGAATCTTGGAGTGTGTCTTGACACGCATCTGAACATGGAAGCACACAtcacaaatgtgtgtaaatcatCATACCATATGATATATAACCTTAGACGTATcaggaaatattttgatgagaacagtatgaaaatgattgtccAAGCATGTATTGTTAGTAAATTGGATTATTGTAATGGGTTATTGTATGGACTCCCTGATTCTCAAGTTGGGCGCCTGCAGCGAGTCCAAAACTCCTGTGCAAGGCTTATTTGTAACAAACCTAGGTTTTCAAGGATTACTCCTCTTCTGAAAGATTTACACTGGCTTCCGATTCGTAAACGaatattgtttaagattttgttgATTGTGTATAAGTCACTTATCGGTCAAGCCCCCAGTTACATATCCGAATTATTAGTGTTTAAATCTCATCGACATACTCATAATTTGCGCAGTTCTAAGGACACTCTTCTTTTACAGAttccaacatgtaaaacaaaagtaacattgggagacagagcatttgcctgtgcagctcccaaactctggaatgatctaccactagaagtccggaaatccccaacagtagcagtctttaaatcacaACTCAAAACACATCTCTTCTTTTAACTGTTCGTTattatcaagcacatcagaagcttttgcagcgcagaagaatatatgtctataggttttgcgctttataaattgatattattattattattattattacataaatATCCTTGGATATGGATCATTTTGATAACAAGGAATATGAAATGTATTATGACAATGCGTCCACCACATACGAGTTACTTTGTTACTTggacaatattttctttcttttgcatatGATTACACACGTGTCTGCATACAGAtgatcaataaatcaaatcctCAACAACTTCATTATGAACGAACATTCTTGAGGAGTGTCATTCTACCACAAATATTCCGATTCCATTGAAAAGTCTTATAAAGTGTTACAAGTTTATACTCGACATTTAACTCCAACAGTGTAGGACCTACTTGCGACAGAATTTCACACATATCAATAAACAATGATAACTTGTACTAGCACTTAATTCCCTATTATACAACCAATATagataacatttttttaaataatccTTACCATACTTATACGAACCATTGAATAACAATACAGAACAAACGCATAATTATAACTCAACAATGATATACAAGCACAGCATTCTTTACTCCACATCCAAGACAATAATTGTTGATAAATGTTGCCATGTACATCAGAACCATTGAATAATATACACAGCGAACTTTAAAGAGGAACCATTTAATAATATATACAGCAAAATTTGAAGAGCTGGGGGCTTTGTACATACATCAAGGAAAGCATTAGTTATGTTCATTCAAAATGTGTTCAGcgattgtttttatttatttattgattcattatttgcttattttatttctgttacttttattagtattagtattagtatagtattagtattagtattagtgttagtattaatattagtattagtatcagTATTAGTATAGTATTAGCATACATTGTGCAGAAAGAGTATCTGAAACATCTTTTCTAGACTTAAACAATGTATTGAATGATCGAATGAAAATCTCGATTTACACTTGGTTGCCTAAGCAAGGATATGATCATGTTTGATATGACATGCCCTTGTCAGTATGTATTCCTTTATTATCGGGTAACTTTTGGCACATGTGTTTATACCTCATGATAATATACACGTATAATCGTTCCCTTCTTTTCCCACACAACATCCAGTAAGCCTAGGGCTTAAGTACATCTTGGCTAGGTAGGAAAACAGGCGCCTGAGCCTGGGAAAAGTCGAGACATCACCGACACCACAACGGAGTACATATACACAGATCCCTGCAGTGGAAGCAAAGGCGTAACCCCCATACGTCTTACTCTTAGTATTGGAGGCAACTGGAATTCATGTTGAGCCTtaacctttttctttctctttccaaaCACTTTCCCTTACTCAAATGCGTGTATAATATCTACTTCATCCAGGGCAGATGAGCTACTAAGCCAGTCAACGACCTGTTTGGAGGTGGTACACACCTACATGTAATGTATAAGGAGTAAACCTTTCAAATCCGAAGTGGAGCCCCCTAGGCGGGTCAGTGTTATGGACATTGCTTCGACAACTCCTGTAGCGAAAGCTGATGCCAAACGAAGCACTCGTCGTTCCTTTGGATCACATCAGTGAGGCAGAGAGAGGGATTCTGATGACTGGGCATCCCAGTATCTCCATATATCGCGCCCAGGCTTGCGCTCTGGAGAGGTCACACAAGCACTCTCTTCATTGACGGTAATATCAACACTGGAGGCAGCAGTCACGAGTTACAAGTCTCGAATATTTAATAGCGTATACTCAGACGCTATGGATTGCCTCTGACGGTGGGAGGGATCATCGCAGTCCCATTGGACAGCTACCGCCCGCCTCGAGCTGGGCAGCCCCCAGCCAGTTAGGTGCTGTCCCGCCACAGCTTGCCTTCCTCATTAGGTACATGGGGATTATGATAACTCCGACAAGCAAGCTGTAACTACTGCACCAAGCAAAAACAGGAAGAAAGTAATGGAAAACATGAGACTAGCTCTCAAATTTGGATCGTGGAACGTTCGAACAATGACCCCTGGACACGGACATGATTCTGACCTCTAAGACATCAACGATGCAAGAAAGACTGCTATCATTAATGATGAACTACTGAGACTACAGGTTGATATTGCTGCCCTACAAGAAACACGTCTACTTGGATCAGGCAccctgaaagagagagagactaaACCTTCTCCTGGCAAGGAAAGAGCACAGAGGAGCGCAGAGATCATGGAGCGGGATTTGCAGTCAGGAACTCTCTGCTGAGTATGGTTGAGCCAGATGACAAGGGTAGTGAACGACTTCTGATTCTCCGACTCCAAACCTCTGATGGGCCAGTCACCCTTGTCAGTGCCTATACACCAACTCTGCCCTCCACGCCAGAGGCCAAGGACGAGTTCTATACTAACCTCAGCGATATCCTCAGGAACATTCCAGACAATGAACACCTTGTCCATCTTGGTGACTTTAACGCCAGAGTGGGTGCTGACCACGACTCTTGGCCATCCTACCTAGGGTATTTCGATGTGGGCAGGATTAACGAGAACGGGCAGCGCCTGCTAGAACTGTGCTCCTTCCACGGCCTCTGCGTAACCAACCCCTACTTTCAGACTAAGCTACAGCACAGAGTGTCATGGAGACACCCACGCTCCAAGCACTGGCACCAGCTGGATCTGGTCATTGTCAGACGAACAAACCTCAAGACTGTGCTTCTCAGTCGCTCATACCACAGTGCAGACTGCGACAACGACCACTCACTGGTGTGCAGCAAGCTCAGACTTCACCCGAAGAAGTTCCACAGAACAAAGACAGCGGGGAATCCGCGCATCGACACCACAAAGATGCAGTGTCCGGATAAAGTTGAGGAGTTTGCCAAGTCACTTGTGGATGCTTTGTCTGCAGACAAACAGCGAAACTCGGCTTCTGAGAAATTGGACCACCTTTGGGAGACCATTCAGAAAACAGCTCTTCATACATTCGGAATGAAGACCTCCAAGAACTGCGACTGGTTTGAAGCCAGGTCAAATGTGATGATGTCCATCATCGATGCAAAGCGTGCTGCCCTCGTTGAATACAAGCGCTCACCAAACGAGAAATCTCTTCAAGCACTTAGAGCTGCTAGGGGCAAAGTGCAGCAGACAGCAAAAATGTGCTAATGAATACTGGCAGCAGTTCAGAAATGACATCCAGACTGCAGCTGCCACAGGCAAAATCAAAAGGATGTATGAGGGAATCAAGTGTGCGCTAGGCCCAACACAGACCAAGACGCCCCCCTCAAATCTGCTAGTGGGGAAGTAATTACTGACAAAGGAAAACAGATGGAGAGATGGGTTGAGCACTACTCAGAGCTGTACTTCAAAGAAAATGTCTCTTCCGTCCTTGActggagctggatgtagatcCAACATAGGAGGAGCTCTACAAGGCTTTCGACAGTTTAACTTGTGACAAGGCACCTGGCAACGATGGCATCACGCCAGACCTGATCAAGTGTtgcaaaaatacatttcttctGCCCTTTCTTGACATCCTCTGCCAATGTTGGAGAGAGGGAACCCCACCACAAGATATGCAAGATGCCAAGATTGTCATCCTGTATAAGAACAAGGGTGACAAAAGTGACTGCTACAACTACAGAGACATCTCCCTCCTGACTGTTGTAGGCAAACTCTTTGCCCGAGTCGTGCTCATGCGCCTGCAGAATCTAGCAGAGCGCGACTACCAAGAGTCCCAATGTGGCTTCCGTGCAGAACGCTCAACAGTGGCCATGATCTTCTCCCTCCGCCAACTGCAGGAGAAATGCAGAGAACCACAAAAGTCCTTGTATATCTCCTTCGTCGACCTGACTAAAGCATTTGACAACGTGAGCAGGGAAGGGCTCTTCAACATCCTGATATTAATTGGATGTCCTCCCAAACTACACAGAATAATTATCTTTTCATGACGACATGAGCGCAACTGTACAGTATGAGGGCAACATTTCCGAGCCCTTTGACGTCATGAGTGGTGTGAAACAAGGCTGTGTCCTTGCGTCCACCCTCTTGAGCATCTTCTTCTCCGTAGTACTAAAGAATGCCTTTCGGACCTCAACTGAAGGGGTATACCTACACACCAGATCAGACGGTAGACTGTTCAACCTTGCAAGACTGAGAGCGAAGTCCTTATCAGAGACCTACTATTTGCTGATGACGCAGCAGTTACATCTCACACTGAGCAGGGTATCCAGTGTCTCATGGACAGACTCTCTCAAGCTTGCAAAGACTTCGGTCTCACCATCAGCTTGGAAAAGATCAATGTTTTGGGCCAAGATGTTGACACTCCACCTGTCAAGTTCACCTACCTTGGTTCCGTAATCAGCGAAAATCTATCCCTCGATGCTGAAATCAACTGCCGCATTGGGAAGGCAACGACTACACTTGGCCAACTAACGACACGAGTCTGGAAGAATCCCAAGCTAACGTAAAAACAAAGATGGCcgtgtacaatgcatgtatcATCAGTACACTCTTCTACGGAAGTGAAGCGTGGATCAAATATGCCAAACATGAGCGGAAGCTGAATAGCTTCCATCTCCGCAGCCTGCGGCGCATCCTTGACATAAACTGGACCGACAAGGTGCCAAATGCCAAGGTCCTTGAGCGTGCTGGCCTCCCCACCATGTACACGCTGATAAGAAAGCACAGATTGCGTTGGCTCGGACATGTGCGCAGGACGGACGATGGCCGCATACCAAAATACATCCTCTAAGGTGAGCTCGACTCTGGCAAAAGATCTGTTACCCGCCCCCAGTTGAGGTATAAGGACGTTTGCAAACGTGACCTGAAAGCCCTGGACCTGATACCAACAGTTGGAAAGATCTTATCAGCAGACCGCAGCAGATGGCGCAGTACGCTCCAGATGCAACTCAAAGCAGGTGAAACGAGGATCCTGAGCCTTGCAAATGAAAAGAGAACCAGACGGAAAACACAAGCACGTGGAGAAAACCCTGCGACTACCCACACTTGTCACAGAATGGTAGAGACTGCTATTCGCGAATTGGACTTGTGAGCCACAGTCGATGCTGTGGCACCAGTGGAAGaattatcaccaaaacttgacAACTCCTAGAGCGCATTACCCATGGTCAACACTGACCGACGGAGGCCTACATAAAGTTACACTTTCACGTCTTAGATAATAACAGAAGTATTTGTCTTACTGCCAATTGTTATGATCTGAATTGATGACATGAAGTAGATTGGAATGGTTTGCAGATATCGTGGTTATTGTCGCACACTATCACTGAAACTGACCACTGTCTATACCTGTCTGCAGCAAGTGTGGAATGGCTTCCAGTTATATCACACACGTAGTATACGTATTGTTATTAACGTGGGGTGGATTGCGATAGCATGTTATCTGGTTATATCAAAACGAAATTTCACATCTAAAAGTTGACAACTGAATATAGTAATATCGTTTAAATCTATTCCTAATAAGAATATACAATTCGATGGGACATTTGATATTGGGTCAGGGtattttttcaacatttacATATCCTACAGATAACTAGGCCTACAGTTGTACATGAAATCAAAGATAAACTATATACCATCCGAGGCACTACAAAATCCAATACTAGACTGAGTTTTGTGTGTATATCTGTGTGTACAACAGCCgcataatgtaggcctacacgaaTATGCTTGGATATAGATTATTTGCAATGTACAACACGATATGAAatttatgatgaaaataaaatgtaattttaTCGTAAGAATGGATTTTCAAACTGTCCCAGTGCAACATGAATCTAccagtcagactggcaaaagatcgaaaaGATTAAgttcgcgatctttaagatcttgaAGTTTTGCCAGTTTGACAGCGAAACTTTTCGCAAAACATCTCGCGAAACTTCCCACGGTATATCTCCCTCACCAAGgacaaacttctcgatctgtttgcggacggtgtctccgaagcgcgaagttattgtcatgtacagatgtgcattgttatgtcacaatcactagccattaGACGGCaccctctttcttctttcttgcgcACGCGTACCAATGGTCCAAACTTCTTGATtcaagtttggctgccagtgtgaccgTACGAAAAAGATCACAAAGACTTCACGAtattaaacttctcgatcttttgccagtctgaccgcgcctaatgtGAGATTACTCTGAGTCATCATAAGCAATGACCATTCTCCACAAGTCAAGATCATTGCTACCTTCGAGTTCAGCCGGTGTTATGGTATGCAGCTTGGAAGTCGGGTTGGCCGAAGCGTAATCTCTGGTGACCACCACACCGTCACGTCGCAGCCAGTACACTGTATTGTTGAGTATGCTCACATCCCTCAGGAATCCTTTACCGACTGCACTTTTTATGTCTACTCCGGGTATAATAGTCTGCCCTGTGCTGTGCCCTGGAGGCAGGTCAGTGTAGTAGGTTGTGTCGGTTCCACCAGTTTCACAATAGACCAGTCGACCAGCTGTGAGACAAAAGACGGATTTGTGAAAACGTGATAAACATCTTACAAATGCTGAATAGTGCCGAACAGTCTTAACAAATTTAAGTAGTGTTATAGATATCAACTCTTTCTGTATCATAGTGTAAACCATCTgtatgccacattattctgGGATCGCAAAACACGTAGTAGACGGCGAGTTGTCACAATATTGGGGTATTCTtaaaattttctgtagattttgattttctGTGCTatttttgggggtgctgaacacGAATCCACCTGTTACCATTTTTCTAACCAACGTCttcagccgttgccatggcaacgaattattttcttgaaaagaacatgtattctttatgaaacataataaaaacatgCTGTAAACACCATAACAAGTCAATATAAACATCTCTTTAAACAATTAAAAATCACAATTCTTATAATGCCATGGTTATCTTATAGCGAcgatggttgccatggtaacaactactttaaaagaaaacagtgatattttcatgaataaggaagaaaatatgacaagatcGATTGGAATATTGATTACTAACTACTATCATGATAATCAGCCTTTTTTCCCCACTATGgcaatttcatttcctttttgttgctatagcaacaacatgacaaaagtgcctttcaaataaaaaatgggAATTTCAATTAAAAGGAAagcaagaatgaaataaatctgTAGATAATACATATCTAAaaagttagatttttttttgtccgctTTCTCTTATTTTGGGAGTGCCATACACGAATCCACCTGTTGCCACATTTGtaaatgtgactgtgcacctcaaaacgaacataaaatcgcacacactgattttgcgtgaggactgaaa
The sequence above is a segment of the Diadema setosum chromosome 12, eeDiaSeto1, whole genome shotgun sequence genome. Coding sequences within it:
- the LOC140235712 gene encoding craniofacial development protein 2-like, whose protein sequence is MVEPDDKGSERLLILRLQTSDGPVTLVSAYTPTLPSTPEAKDEFYTNLSDILRNIPDNEHLVHLGDFNARVGADHDSWPSYLGYFDVGRINENGQRLLELCSFHGLCVTNPYFQTKLQHRVSWRHPRSKHWHQLDLVIVRRTNLKTVLLSRSYHSADCDNDHSLVCSKLRLHPKKFHRTKTAGNPRIDTTKMQCPDKVEEFAKSLVDALSADKQRNSASEKLDHLWETIQKTALHTFGMKTSKNCDWFEARSNVMMSIIDAKRAALVEYKRSPNEKSLQALRAARGKVQQTAKMC